Proteins co-encoded in one Desulfomicrobium macestii genomic window:
- a CDS encoding DUF1634 domain-containing protein translates to MNKPDTNAPAEQIAYANILFYGCWSGLALMLVTYLLYVTGIMDPYVSMDNVIKYWGLPVGQYLADNNVPTGWGWATLLSNGDFLNFLGIALLGGLTIVAYIPVTLAYLKKKDFVFAIIAFLEVLVLCFAASGIVGGGAH, encoded by the coding sequence ATGAATAAACCCGATACCAACGCGCCTGCCGAACAGATCGCATACGCAAACATCCTCTTCTACGGATGTTGGAGCGGCCTCGCGCTCATGCTGGTAACATACTTGCTCTACGTCACCGGCATCATGGACCCCTACGTGTCCATGGACAACGTGATCAAATACTGGGGGTTGCCCGTGGGACAGTATCTCGCGGACAACAACGTGCCCACCGGCTGGGGCTGGGCGACCCTACTGTCCAACGGCGACTTCCTGAACTTCCTTGGAATCGCGCTTCTGGGCGGCCTGACCATCGTGGCCTACATCCCGGTCACCCTTGCCTACCTCAAGAAAAAGGACTTCGTGTTCGCCATCATTGCGTTTCTTGAAGTCCTGGTCCTCTGCTTCGCGGCATCCGGAATCGTCGGAGGCGGCGCGCACTAA
- a CDS encoding sulfite exporter TauE/SafE family protein — translation MGALLLVTLSWASNNPELADEAAKQLAEATGTSSALPWWAWPTILLFFCFILGIIAVLAGVGGGVLYVPLVSGFFPFHLDFVRGAGLLVALAGALAAGPGLLKRNLASLRLALPVALIASSCAIAGAFLGLALPNHIVQMCLGGTIMGIAILLLLSKNTARPVVEKQDALSLAFGMRGAYMEPATGEIVEWKTHRTVMGLLLFIVIGIMAGMFGLGAGWANVPVLNLLMGAPLKVAVGTSKFLLSITDTSAAWVYLNQGCVIPLMAIPSIVGLMMGSFVGVRLLAIAKPTFIRYMVIGVLLFAGGKALAKGLGF, via the coding sequence ATGGGCGCACTCCTGTTGGTCACTTTGTCTTGGGCTAGCAATAACCCCGAACTCGCGGATGAAGCAGCCAAACAGCTGGCGGAAGCCACGGGCACATCTTCCGCCCTGCCCTGGTGGGCCTGGCCTACCATCTTGCTGTTTTTCTGTTTTATACTTGGCATCATCGCGGTTCTTGCCGGTGTTGGCGGCGGCGTGCTCTACGTGCCGCTGGTGAGCGGATTTTTCCCCTTCCATCTTGACTTTGTCCGTGGCGCGGGCCTGCTTGTGGCCCTGGCCGGAGCCCTCGCCGCCGGTCCCGGTCTGCTGAAGCGCAACCTGGCCAGCCTGCGCCTGGCTCTTCCGGTGGCGCTCATAGCATCAAGTTGCGCCATCGCCGGCGCCTTCCTTGGCCTTGCCCTGCCGAACCACATCGTCCAGATGTGCCTGGGCGGCACCATCATGGGCATCGCCATCCTGCTTCTGCTCTCCAAGAACACGGCCCGTCCCGTCGTTGAAAAGCAGGACGCCCTGAGCCTGGCCTTTGGAATGAGAGGCGCCTACATGGAACCTGCCACCGGCGAGATCGTGGAGTGGAAAACACACCGCACCGTCATGGGCCTCCTGCTCTTCATCGTCATCGGCATCATGGCCGGCATGTTCGGACTTGGCGCAGGCTGGGCAAACGTTCCCGTCCTGAACCTGCTCATGGGCGCGCCGCTCAAGGTCGCCGTCGGCACCAGCAAATTTCTCCTCTCCATCACCGATACCTCCGCCGCCTGGGTTTATCTGAACCAGGGTTGCGTCATCCCGCTCATGGCCATTCCCTCCATCGTGGGACTGATGATGGGTTCTTTCGTCGGCGTGCGCCTGCTGGCCATCGCCAAGCCCACCTTCATCCGCTACATGGTCATCGGCGTGCTGCTCTTCGCGGGTGGAAAGGCATTGGCCAAGGGCCTGGGCTTCTAA
- a CDS encoding sigma-54 interaction domain-containing protein, with product MELGTEDGLGKFVIQSRTMRDLYRLATQVAGSDATILVYGESGTGKELFARLVHQLSGRRAKPFIPVNCGVLKGELFADKFFGHEAGAFTGAQRQRKGSFEMAADGTLFLDEVGEIPPPNQVDFLRVLEEKTFRRLGGEKTQPFDARIVAATNRVLNKMVTAGEFRADLYYRLNVIPVTLPPLRERIDDIPPLAEYFLAMYRHRYHKPDVRLAPATLDTLCGYSWPGNVRELRNLTERLVLLCADPLIEPVHLPLEMRLATGLPATECGQNVMTLEAAVRQAEVTAIIRGWAEAGGSKARLAEILAVSPRTLRYKLAEYDLKLT from the coding sequence TTGGAGCTTGGAACCGAGGACGGCCTTGGCAAGTTCGTCATCCAGTCGCGCACCATGCGGGACCTTTATCGTCTGGCCACGCAGGTGGCTGGTTCGGATGCGACCATCCTGGTTTACGGCGAATCGGGCACGGGCAAGGAGCTCTTCGCCCGGCTCGTGCACCAGCTTTCGGGCCGCAGGGCAAAGCCCTTCATCCCCGTCAACTGCGGCGTGCTCAAGGGCGAACTCTTCGCCGACAAGTTCTTCGGGCACGAGGCGGGAGCCTTCACCGGTGCGCAGCGCCAGCGCAAGGGCAGCTTCGAGATGGCCGCCGACGGCACCCTGTTTCTGGATGAAGTGGGCGAGATTCCGCCGCCCAATCAGGTCGATTTTCTGCGTGTCCTGGAGGAAAAGACCTTCCGTCGCCTGGGCGGGGAGAAGACCCAGCCTTTCGACGCGCGCATCGTTGCGGCCACCAACAGGGTGCTGAACAAGATGGTCACGGCCGGGGAATTCCGGGCCGATCTGTATTATCGTCTCAACGTCATCCCCGTGACCCTTCCGCCGCTGCGGGAGCGCATCGACGACATCCCGCCCTTGGCCGAATATTTTCTGGCCATGTATCGGCACCGTTATCACAAGCCCGATGTGCGGCTGGCCCCGGCCACCCTTGATACCCTGTGCGGCTATTCCTGGCCTGGCAACGTGCGTGAGTTGCGTAATCTGACCGAACGGCTGGTCCTGCTTTGCGCCGATCCGCTCATTGAACCCGTCCATCTGCCCCTGGAAATGCGCCTGGCCACCGGGTTGCCGGCGACGGAATGCGGCCAGAACGTCATGACCCTGGAAGCGGCCGTGCGCCAGGCCGAGGTCACGGCCATCATCAGGGGCTGGGCCGAGGCGGGGGGCAGCAAGGCCCGGTTGGCCGAGATCCTGGCCGTAAGTCCCCGCACCCTGCGCTACAAACTGGCCGAATACGACCTCAAGCTGACCTGA
- a CDS encoding energy transducer TonB, with protein sequence MSNLVGITDPACLDVPELGQCECYPLPPAPEGSAPRGSGFSTLACLGMAMLLHGLIFLLGLTLPVNRALPDVVLGISLVSGIPGASPPSGPAENSGPPVSVPSSPEPVRERVPMSPVVPAAQKPRSVKAKPREPVKVVRKEAPRIEEKSAPAPPCEAEQGVSEPESALNADSDGAVESGGTDLAAVSVSSISDSVSGGQGGGHGAGRCGPVEARFGDADGPRFIQRVMPKYPELARRRGREGLVVLRLVIGPGGDLRDAQVVEGGGHGFDEAALAAVRASVYAPATRGGRGMECAALLPIRFALKGS encoded by the coding sequence ATGAGCAATCTAGTCGGGATTACAGACCCCGCCTGTCTTGACGTACCGGAGCTCGGGCAGTGCGAGTGTTACCCTCTTCCTCCCGCGCCGGAGGGCAGTGCGCCGCGCGGGAGCGGTTTTTCGACCTTGGCCTGTCTTGGCATGGCGATGCTGTTGCATGGCCTGATTTTTCTTCTGGGTCTGACCTTGCCCGTGAACAGGGCGTTGCCCGATGTCGTGCTCGGCATCAGCCTTGTATCCGGCATTCCGGGTGCAAGCCCGCCTTCCGGACCCGCCGAAAATTCCGGTCCGCCGGTGTCGGTTCCGTCGAGTCCTGAGCCGGTCCGGGAGAGAGTGCCCATGTCTCCGGTGGTGCCTGCGGCGCAGAAGCCCCGCTCCGTCAAGGCCAAGCCCAGGGAACCGGTCAAAGTTGTAAGGAAAGAAGCGCCGAGGATCGAGGAAAAATCTGCTCCTGCTCCCCCGTGTGAAGCGGAGCAAGGTGTGTCGGAGCCGGAATCGGCCTTGAATGCCGACTCGGACGGCGCGGTGGAAAGTGGGGGGACGGATCTGGCGGCGGTGAGCGTATCGTCCATTTCCGACTCCGTCTCGGGTGGTCAGGGTGGCGGACATGGCGCAGGCCGATGCGGACCCGTGGAGGCACGCTTTGGCGATGCGGATGGACCTCGCTTCATTCAGCGCGTCATGCCCAAATATCCGGAACTGGCCCGCCGCCGAGGCCGGGAAGGGCTGGTGGTCCTGCGCCTGGTCATAGGCCCCGGCGGAGATCTGAGGGACGCCCAGGTTGTCGAGGGCGGAGGGCACGGCTTTGACGAAGCCGCCCTGGCCGCGGTTAGGGCATCCGTTTACGCCCCCGCCACGCGGGGAGGGCGGGGTATGGAGTGTGCCGCCTTGCTGCCGATTCGTTTCGCTCTGAAAGGAAGCTGA
- a CDS encoding iron ABC transporter substrate-binding protein — MPLRTFLLIGLVFCATSPAQALEVTDALGRTHELQAPVNRVICSGSGCLRLLAYLQAQDLVVAVDDIESRRNRFDSRPYAMANPQFKTMPIFGRFRGQDNPELILTLDPQPQVIFKTYATMGHDPVELQNKTGIPVVVLDAGNLGAKREAFYASLRLMGRIVDKEERAESLVAYFDAAIADLARRTADIPDSGRPTAYIGGVAYKGPHGFQSTEPTYPPFLFVQARNLAREEGGAGRDLSNTDVAKEKIVVWDPDHLFLDLSTLQMGEDAGGLHELRTDPAYATLTAVREGRVYGVLPYNWYSQNFESILANAYFVGKTLYPERFADVDPKAKADEIYSFVVGKPVFDEMNQTFSGLAFVPVPVR; from the coding sequence ATGCCGCTTCGCACGTTCCTCCTGATCGGCCTTGTCTTTTGCGCGACCTCTCCGGCTCAGGCCCTTGAAGTCACCGACGCTCTGGGGCGCACCCATGAACTTCAGGCTCCCGTCAATCGCGTCATCTGCTCCGGCTCCGGCTGCCTGCGCCTCTTGGCCTACCTACAGGCCCAGGATCTGGTCGTGGCCGTGGACGACATCGAATCAAGGCGCAACCGCTTCGATTCGCGGCCCTATGCCATGGCCAACCCGCAATTCAAGACCATGCCCATCTTCGGCCGGTTCCGGGGCCAGGACAACCCGGAGCTGATCCTGACCCTCGATCCCCAGCCGCAGGTCATCTTCAAGACCTACGCGACCATGGGCCATGACCCGGTGGAACTGCAGAACAAGACAGGCATCCCCGTGGTCGTGCTCGATGCCGGCAATCTGGGTGCGAAACGTGAAGCTTTCTATGCCTCCCTGCGGCTCATGGGCCGGATCGTGGACAAAGAGGAGCGGGCCGAAAGCCTCGTCGCCTATTTCGATGCGGCCATCGCCGATCTTGCGCGGCGCACGGCGGATATCCCGGATTCCGGGCGGCCCACGGCCTACATCGGCGGCGTGGCCTACAAGGGGCCGCACGGTTTTCAGTCCACGGAGCCGACCTATCCGCCTTTTCTGTTCGTGCAGGCCCGCAACCTGGCCCGCGAAGAGGGCGGGGCGGGCAGGGATCTGAGCAACACGGATGTGGCCAAGGAGAAGATCGTGGTCTGGGATCCTGACCATCTGTTTCTTGACCTCTCCACATTACAGATGGGCGAGGATGCCGGTGGCCTGCACGAGTTGCGCACCGATCCCGCCTACGCAACGCTCACGGCCGTGCGCGAGGGGCGGGTTTACGGGGTGCTGCCCTACAACTGGTATTCCCAGAATTTCGAATCCATCCTGGCCAACGCCTATTTCGTGGGCAAGACCCTCTATCCGGAACGGTTCGCGGACGTCGATCCAAAAGCCAAGGCCGACGAGATCTACTCATTTGTCGTCGGCAAGCCTGTTTTCGATGAGATGAATCAGACCTTTTCCGGACTGGCCTTCGTCCCGGTGCCGGTGCGCTGA
- a CDS encoding FecCD family ABC transporter permease, translated as MHSDHGNVPEEYKRYLAGKALVVVACILALAGFLLLSLCVGAAGLPLGDVLASLLGQSASPRVDAIVRGIRLPQALAAMVAGGGLAVAGAVMQAILRNPLGSPFTLGISHAAAFGAAFSVMALDSGLMTSGQSAVNITSPYVTTVSAFLASLVASGIIIAISRTRGTRPETMVLAGVALGALFTAGTMFLQYFATDVQLSAMVFWTFGDTARASWTELGLMSFATLGCTLYFLANSWNYNAIDAGDETARGLGVRVERVRIVGMLLASLVTAVLIAFLGIIGFVGLVVPHMFRRVIGADHRFLLPASLVGGALLLLVSDTAARLVMAPHLLPVSVLTAFLGAPTFLYLIVRGRRS; from the coding sequence ATGCATTCCGATCACGGAAACGTGCCCGAGGAGTACAAACGCTATCTGGCCGGGAAGGCCTTGGTCGTGGTCGCGTGCATCCTCGCGCTGGCCGGTTTTCTGCTGTTGTCCCTGTGTGTCGGCGCGGCGGGGTTGCCGCTGGGCGACGTTCTCGCGAGCCTTCTCGGCCAGTCCGCAAGCCCCCGGGTGGACGCCATCGTGCGCGGCATCCGTCTGCCCCAGGCGCTGGCGGCCATGGTCGCGGGTGGCGGATTGGCCGTGGCCGGAGCGGTCATGCAGGCCATCCTGCGCAACCCGCTGGGGTCCCCCTTCACCCTGGGCATTTCCCACGCAGCCGCCTTTGGCGCGGCTTTCTCGGTCATGGCCCTGGACTCGGGGCTCATGACCTCGGGGCAAAGCGCCGTGAACATCACCAGTCCCTATGTGACCACCGTCTCGGCCTTCCTGGCCAGCCTGGTGGCATCCGGGATCATCATCGCCATTTCACGCACGCGCGGCACCAGGCCCGAAACCATGGTCCTGGCCGGGGTGGCCCTGGGCGCGCTCTTCACCGCCGGAACCATGTTCCTGCAGTATTTCGCCACCGACGTGCAGCTCTCGGCCATGGTCTTCTGGACTTTCGGGGACACGGCCCGCGCTTCATGGACCGAACTTGGGCTGATGAGCTTTGCGACCCTTGGCTGCACTCTCTATTTTCTGGCCAACAGCTGGAACTACAACGCCATCGACGCCGGGGACGAGACGGCCCGGGGACTCGGGGTACGGGTCGAGCGCGTGCGCATTGTCGGCATGCTGCTGGCGAGCCTGGTCACGGCCGTGCTCATCGCCTTCCTGGGCATCATCGGCTTCGTAGGGCTGGTCGTGCCGCACATGTTCCGCCGCGTCATTGGAGCGGATCACAGGTTTCTGCTGCCTGCATCGCTGGTCGGCGGAGCGCTCTTGCTGCTGGTCTCGGACACGGCGGCCCGGCTCGTCATGGCCCCGCACCTTCTGCCAGTATCGGTGCTGACGGCCTTTCTGGGCGCGCCGACGTTTCTCTATCTCATTGTAAGGGGGCGGCGCTCATGA
- a CDS encoding ABC transporter ATP-binding protein: MMLSVCGVHFTYNSHPLLRNIDFSLERGELLAILGPNGVGKTTLLKCMNAILRPASGAILVQERDILSLAPADIARDIGYVSQKNEASRLTVFDAVLMGRTPHIRWRMSDDDLRKTDAILHTMDLCSKAMRHIDTLSGGELQKVCIARALVQEPSLLLLDEPTSALDLKNQVEIMNLIRRVVDEHRIAAVMSMHDLNMALRHADKTIFLKDGDIHAMTTPGCVTPEIIHEVYGLPVHIHRIDGQSIVIPQN, translated from the coding sequence ATGATGCTCTCGGTGTGTGGGGTGCATTTCACCTACAATAGCCATCCGCTTCTGCGAAACATCGATTTCAGCCTTGAGCGCGGCGAGCTTTTGGCCATTCTCGGCCCCAACGGAGTGGGCAAGACCACGCTCCTGAAATGCATGAACGCCATACTGCGCCCGGCCTCGGGGGCGATTTTGGTGCAGGAGCGCGACATTCTCTCGCTTGCGCCCGCCGATATCGCCCGCGACATCGGCTATGTCTCGCAGAAGAACGAGGCCTCCCGCCTGACGGTCTTCGACGCCGTGCTGATGGGTCGCACCCCGCACATACGCTGGCGCATGAGCGACGACGACCTGCGCAAGACCGACGCCATCCTGCACACCATGGACCTGTGCTCCAAGGCCATGCGCCACATCGACACCCTGAGCGGCGGCGAATTGCAGAAAGTGTGCATCGCGCGCGCCCTGGTGCAGGAGCCTTCGCTGCTGCTGCTCGACGAGCCCACCAGCGCGCTGGATCTCAAGAATCAGGTCGAGATCATGAACCTCATCCGCCGGGTGGTGGATGAGCACCGCATCGCGGCGGTCATGAGCATGCACGACCTGAACATGGCCCTGCGCCATGCCGACAAGACGATTTTCCTGAAGGATGGAGACATCCACGCCATGACCACGCCCGGCTGCGTGACCCCGGAGATCATCCACGAAGTCTACGGCCTGCCGGTGCACATTCATCGCATTGACGGCCAATCCATAGTCATCCCCCAAAATTAA
- a CDS encoding FmdE family protein, with protein sequence MSCQISPEQIDATIAFHGHSCPGLAIGIRAAELALRELENPRDTEIVAVVETDMCGVDALQFLLGTTMGKGNLIHRDHGKMAFSFFRRATGKGVRALLNPAARGGMDDEMAELMQASGDGTATEAQKNRMTELRAGLQQRFMTLPLEEMFCVTPVEQGAPRPPKILESLACAHCGEKTMESRTRRFAGQTLCIPCFQMVEQKI encoded by the coding sequence ATGTCCTGCCAGATTTCACCGGAACAGATTGACGCGACCATCGCTTTCCACGGACACAGCTGCCCAGGCCTGGCCATCGGCATCCGCGCCGCCGAGCTGGCCCTGCGCGAGCTTGAAAATCCCAGGGATACGGAGATCGTGGCCGTGGTCGAGACGGACATGTGCGGTGTGGACGCGCTGCAGTTTCTGCTGGGCACGACCATGGGCAAGGGCAATCTCATTCACCGCGATCACGGCAAGATGGCCTTTTCCTTTTTCAGGCGAGCCACGGGCAAGGGGGTCCGGGCGCTGCTGAATCCGGCCGCGAGAGGCGGAATGGATGACGAGATGGCCGAGCTGATGCAGGCCAGCGGGGACGGCACGGCCACGGAAGCGCAGAAGAATCGCATGACCGAACTGCGCGCCGGTCTGCAGCAGCGCTTCATGACCCTGCCCCTTGAGGAGATGTTCTGCGTCACCCCGGTTGAGCAGGGCGCGCCACGGCCGCCCAAGATCCTGGAAAGCCTTGCCTGCGCGCACTGTGGCGAGAAGACCATGGAGTCGCGCACGCGCCGTTTTGCCGGGCAGACACTATGCATCCCATGTTTTCAGATGGTTGAGCAGAAAATATAG
- a CDS encoding TonB-dependent receptor, producing MERKVLVLVCFLLLAAVHARAAGQEVQLEEMTVVGEKLVTPTRQANEQVYTGTEITRNGLDLPGAKAETSVYEAMNSLPGVQVESVDATGLAVEQTNTRVRGVRGFLGSMTVEGVPNWGGNPMGPREYLYDMENFESLAVYKGAIPAGLGTGVGARGGAVELRPRWPEKEPGLDLNFAIGSNAYSRAHSRVDTGSVGPLGTAFSASASWTEAEKWKGPGDLGPRVNANFMVEQPYHGEDAVRVWFNYNDVEQDLYRAIGYDDVRDLHGNYRKDFQETLTGVKNQDIYHYRNNRSEHANMDIIAVVPFTFNEMFKATLRPYYSWEDAQIYQGVISQGGVVQKRMRDIERIGLLSQLEVDLEQVRLSVGHLFESVDMQINTDILHPTTGAFINHGIRTENDGNGYVNSPFATLAGTVGAFDWQAGLKYFRYDEPASKGFTSTAGVLAEAPDLARDSRVYDIWLPSVGVSYAVSEMFQPYASYGRSHIRPYSYVPLINLYNANTGKFQAAGVTLKDMFAGYDIETSDNFELGLRITHERFDITPAVFYSRHDNLLTTVYDPRVDLSYAQNVGKATGYGLEVEGNFYLTQALTAFVNPSYTRLTYDKDLSYQGNTLKTRGEQVVDTPEWMVKAGLVLKVGDFEFVPGVRYMGERYGDVEHKEKVDDYIVADLSMNYVNRDVDFAEGLKLSLNLYNLFDTEYVSRINASDDTREGGASYYVGAPFTAVFSIGLEF from the coding sequence ATGGAGAGGAAAGTTCTGGTTCTTGTCTGTTTCCTGCTTTTGGCGGCGGTTCATGCCAGGGCAGCGGGGCAGGAGGTGCAACTGGAGGAGATGACCGTTGTAGGCGAGAAACTGGTCACTCCAACCAGACAGGCCAACGAGCAGGTCTACACAGGAACCGAGATCACAAGGAACGGCCTTGATCTGCCCGGTGCCAAGGCTGAAACCAGCGTTTACGAGGCCATGAATTCATTGCCGGGAGTGCAGGTCGAGAGTGTCGATGCAACGGGTCTGGCCGTGGAGCAGACGAATACGCGGGTACGCGGAGTGCGCGGGTTTCTGGGCTCCATGACGGTGGAGGGCGTGCCCAACTGGGGCGGTAACCCCATGGGGCCGCGCGAGTATCTCTACGACATGGAAAATTTTGAGAGCCTCGCCGTTTACAAGGGGGCCATTCCGGCCGGACTCGGCACGGGAGTGGGCGCGCGCGGAGGGGCCGTGGAGCTGCGTCCCCGCTGGCCCGAAAAGGAGCCGGGGCTGGATCTGAATTTTGCCATTGGCTCCAATGCCTACAGCCGGGCACATTCAAGGGTCGATACCGGGAGCGTCGGGCCCCTGGGCACTGCGTTCAGCGCATCGGCGTCATGGACCGAGGCCGAGAAATGGAAAGGCCCGGGGGATCTGGGACCGCGCGTCAACGCAAACTTCATGGTCGAGCAACCGTATCATGGGGAGGACGCCGTTCGTGTCTGGTTCAATTACAACGATGTCGAACAGGATCTTTATCGCGCCATCGGCTATGATGATGTCCGGGATCTGCATGGGAATTACCGCAAGGATTTCCAGGAAACGCTGACCGGAGTGAAGAATCAGGACATTTATCACTACAGGAACAACAGGTCCGAGCACGCCAACATGGACATCATTGCGGTGGTGCCTTTCACGTTCAATGAAATGTTCAAGGCGACTCTGCGGCCGTATTATTCATGGGAGGACGCGCAAATATACCAGGGCGTGATTTCACAGGGAGGCGTCGTTCAGAAGCGCATGCGCGATATCGAGCGCATTGGCCTGCTGTCGCAACTGGAAGTCGACTTGGAGCAGGTCCGGCTGTCCGTTGGCCATCTGTTCGAGTCCGTGGACATGCAGATCAACACGGATATTCTCCATCCCACCACCGGTGCGTTCATCAATCACGGCATCCGCACCGAGAACGACGGCAACGGCTACGTGAACAGTCCTTTCGCCACCCTGGCCGGAACCGTGGGCGCATTCGACTGGCAGGCCGGGCTCAAATATTTTCGCTACGACGAGCCCGCCAGCAAAGGCTTCACGTCGACGGCCGGAGTTCTGGCGGAAGCCCCGGATCTGGCCCGTGATTCCCGTGTGTATGACATCTGGCTGCCAAGCGTGGGCGTGAGCTACGCGGTAAGCGAGATGTTCCAGCCCTACGCCAGTTACGGTCGCAGTCACATCAGGCCCTATTCATATGTGCCGCTGATCAATCTCTACAATGCAAATACGGGAAAATTCCAGGCTGCCGGAGTAACGCTGAAGGACATGTTCGCCGGATACGACATCGAGACGTCGGACAATTTCGAACTGGGGCTGCGCATCACCCATGAGCGCTTCGACATCACCCCGGCGGTGTTCTACTCAAGGCACGACAATCTGTTGACCACTGTTTATGACCCGCGCGTGGATCTGAGCTACGCCCAGAATGTCGGCAAGGCCACGGGTTACGGCCTGGAAGTGGAGGGTAATTTCTATCTGACACAGGCTCTGACGGCGTTTGTCAATCCGTCCTATACGCGTCTGACCTACGACAAGGATCTTTCCTATCAGGGCAACACGCTTAAAACCAGGGGCGAGCAGGTCGTCGATACTCCGGAATGGATGGTCAAGGCCGGGCTGGTCTTGAAGGTCGGGGATTTCGAATTTGTTCCCGGAGTACGCTACATGGGCGAACGTTACGGGGACGTGGAGCACAAGGAGAAGGTCGATGATTATATTGTGGCGGACTTGAGCATGAATTACGTCAACCGCGACGTGGATTTCGCAGAGGGTTTAAAGCTCTCGCTCAACCTCTACAATCTGTTCGACACCGAATACGTGTCCAGGATCAACGCTTCGGACGACACCCGCGAAGGCGGTGCTTCATATTATGTGGGAGCTCCGTTCACGGCGGTTTTCAGCATAGGTCTTGAATTCTGA
- a CDS encoding response regulator transcription factor, with product MRVAIVSDRKFDLHDFSRGMGSDVDWFANPDEFLGHACELSWNLVVLDALLDGADITRTLQDLLRVNSLLHTAVIADMTEPELFAYCEGLGVLCAVPAMPEWNDGARVMNQLCLFYDMG from the coding sequence ATGAGAGTTGCAATCGTTTCCGATCGCAAGTTTGATTTGCATGATTTTTCCAGAGGCATGGGCAGTGACGTGGATTGGTTTGCCAACCCGGACGAATTTTTGGGACACGCTTGTGAATTGTCCTGGAATCTGGTCGTCCTCGATGCGCTCCTGGACGGTGCGGACATCACACGGACACTGCAGGACTTGCTGCGGGTCAACTCGCTGCTCCATACCGCAGTCATTGCGGACATGACCGAGCCTGAACTGTTCGCATACTGCGAGGGATTGGGCGTCCTCTGCGCGGTTCCCGCCATGCCGGAATGGAATGATGGCGCCAGAGTCATGAATCAGTTGTGCCTTTTTTACGACATGGGTTAA
- a CDS encoding [FeFe] hydrogenase, group A, with product MIEIEGVMSTGQLPNSADPNSFSMVQVDPEKCQACGNCHEICPTGIIQPVDDSGIHKVVDPAGCVNCGQCLANCPYGAIYEQTSFVDEILAKLKDPNTVVVSMPAPAVRYGLGEPFGMPPGTFVGGKMHAALRKLGFDLIWDNEFTADVTIMEEGTELINRVAKPDPKHPLPQFTSCCPGWVKFVETFYPEILPHVSTCRSPIAMLGPLAKTYGAEQTKTDPKKMYTVSIMPCIAKKYEGLRPEMKASGFRDIDATITTRELAYMIKKAGIDFVSLPDEQPDPVLGESTGAATIFATSGGVMEAALRLAYEVLSGQKLDNPEIKAVRASEGIVTASVDVPNFGAVNVAVASGLENAAKLCEEVKAGKSKHHFIEIMTCPGGCVNGGGQPLDPGLLVQSSPLLDTYKKRFGISC from the coding sequence ATGATCGAGATCGAAGGAGTCATGTCCACGGGGCAATTGCCCAACTCCGCGGACCCCAACTCGTTTTCCATGGTTCAGGTGGACCCGGAAAAATGCCAGGCCTGTGGCAACTGTCACGAAATCTGTCCCACAGGCATCATCCAACCCGTTGACGACTCGGGAATCCACAAGGTCGTCGATCCGGCCGGTTGCGTGAACTGCGGCCAATGTCTGGCCAACTGCCCTTACGGCGCCATCTATGAGCAAACTTCGTTCGTGGATGAGATTCTGGCCAAGCTCAAGGATCCAAACACCGTAGTTGTCTCCATGCCTGCTCCGGCAGTGCGCTATGGCCTCGGCGAACCGTTCGGCATGCCTCCTGGCACCTTTGTCGGCGGCAAGATGCATGCAGCCTTGCGCAAGCTTGGTTTTGACCTCATCTGGGACAACGAATTCACGGCCGATGTGACCATCATGGAAGAGGGCACCGAACTGATCAACCGTGTCGCCAAACCCGATCCCAAACATCCCTTGCCGCAATTCACGTCCTGCTGTCCTGGCTGGGTCAAGTTCGTGGAGACATTCTATCCGGAAATTCTTCCTCACGTATCGACCTGCAGGTCGCCTATCGCCATGCTTGGGCCCCTGGCCAAAACGTACGGAGCCGAGCAGACCAAGACCGATCCCAAGAAAATGTACACCGTGTCCATCATGCCTTGTATCGCCAAGAAGTACGAGGGGTTGCGGCCGGAAATGAAGGCGAGCGGATTCCGTGACATCGATGCGACCATCACCACTCGGGAATTGGCCTACATGATCAAGAAGGCTGGGATAGATTTTGTCAGTCTCCCAGATGAACAGCCTGACCCGGTCCTGGGAGAATCCACCGGAGCCGCGACAATTTTCGCGACCAGCGGTGGCGTCATGGAAGCAGCTCTGCGACTGGCTTACGAGGTTCTTTCCGGCCAGAAGCTGGACAACCCCGAAATAAAGGCCGTGCGCGCAAGCGAAGGCATCGTCACGGCCAGCGTGGATGTGCCCAACTTCGGCGCGGTCAACGTGGCCGTGGCAAGCGGTCTCGAAAACGCCGCCAAACTCTGCGAGGAAGTCAAGGCCGGGAAGTCGAAGCACCATTTCATCGAGATCATGACCTGTCCCGGCGGGTGCGTGAACGGTGGAGGACAGCCTCTGGATCCGGGCTTGCTCGTTCAGAGTTCGCCTCTTCTCGACACCTACAAGAAACGCTTCGGCATCAGCTGCTAG